In Romboutsia lituseburensis, a genomic segment contains:
- a CDS encoding SDR family NAD(P)-dependent oxidoreductase, which translates to MYKGKIVFVTGAANGLGNAIAKEYAKLNAFVIAIDIVDTKFHENNIDFYKADLKSEDQIKNVFKDVVKKYGSVHVLINNGAISKFNKSIFDIELSEFDEVIAVNLRGSFICSKEFIKANKGEDYGRIINIASTRFNQNEAGWEAYGASKGGLVSLTNTMAVSLSETPVTVNAISPGWIKVDDYELSDLDKKQHPSGRVGTPKDIVNACLFLTSKDNDFINGTNLIIDGGMTKKMIYMDDKWNL; encoded by the coding sequence ATGTACAAAGGTAAAATAGTATTTGTAACAGGAGCTGCAAATGGATTAGGAAATGCTATAGCAAAAGAATATGCAAAGTTAAATGCATTTGTAATAGCAATAGATATAGTAGATACAAAATTTCACGAGAACAATATAGATTTTTATAAAGCTGACTTAAAAAGTGAAGATCAAATAAAAAATGTATTTAAAGATGTTGTAAAAAAATATGGATCAGTACATGTACTAATAAACAATGGAGCTATAAGTAAGTTTAATAAATCTATATTTGATATAGAATTAAGTGAATTTGATGAAGTTATAGCAGTAAACCTTAGAGGTAGCTTTATATGTTCAAAAGAATTTATAAAAGCAAACAAAGGTGAGGACTATGGAAGAATAATAAATATAGCATCAACGAGATTTAATCAAAATGAAGCTGGATGGGAAGCTTACGGTGCATCAAAAGGAGGACTAGTGTCATTAACTAATACAATGGCTGTATCTTTATCAGAAACACCTGTAACAGTTAATGCAATTAGTCCTGGATGGATTAAAGTGGATGATTATGAATTATCAGATTTAGATAAAAAACAGCATCCATCTGGAAGAGTGGGTACACCAAAAGATATTGTTAATGCTTGCTTGTTTTTGACAAGTAAAGATAACGATTTTATAAATGGAACAAATCTTATTATTGATGGTGGAATGACTAAGAAAATGATATACATGGATGATAAATGGAATTTATAA